A stretch of DNA from Nitrospira sp. KM1:
GATAAAGCGAGTGCATCAATATTGCGAGATGATATCGATGCACAATTCATTTTGCTGTGGATTTCGTTCAATGCCCTCTATGGAACTCCGCGATATCATCACCGTCGTAGAGAGAAGAATCATATGGAGAATAATGGAGAAATCGGTGACTTCAAGAGGTTTTTAAGACTGGTAGAGAATCTGTCCAGTGGAGAACTTGAGAAGGCTCTAGTACCGTACGCGTCTCAGATTGAAAAAGTAATGCAAAATCCCTTTCTGGACATCGAAGCCTGGCGAAAATGGGATAGCGAGAAGATCCGTGACAGGCAAGAACGCTTCAGGAGTGCGTGTAATGTGTACAGTAAAAGAACTCATCTAGATGAGCTTTTCCTTCGATTCTATATTTTACGGAATCAGCTTTTACATGGTTCCGCAACCGATCAGAGCGGCAGGAATCGAGAATCATTGAAGAATGTCGTGCCAATACTTCGAAAAGCAGTGCAAGCTTTAGTTTTGCTTGCTGATAGGTATGGTGAAAAGATCTTTGGGACGGATCCCATTCCGTTTCCCCCTTCACTAGGGGAGGGCGGCCAATTCAATCCACCTCGAATTGGGCGTGACAGATAGAAGGTGATGATTCATGCTTGCGTGCTGCGGCAACTCAGAACATCAATGGGAAAAACATAGAGTAGGACAGCGATGGTTCCCGCAGCCATTGAAGTGCCTCATCATTGGGGAAAATCCTGGTGACGTCAAGTCCCAGTACTTTTACGACGAACCATCGAGCTATAACTCAGACGACGTGGTAGTTCGTCGATCTTTACTACAAGGGTTATATGAATGTGGGATCATCCAACAGGCTACTCTTCAGTCTTTTCGAGATGCTGGCTTCCTCTTTGATCACGCGATACGCTGCCAACTGGCACCGTCCGCGGTCAATTTAGAACGCAGGAGAGCGATGACCTACAAATCCAGTCGTGTAGATGGCTCTTTTCATCTTGAGTCTTCGGTCAAGCAGGCGACCGTGATCTGGGTTATGGGACACCTAGCTAGTAATGCTGTTGCAAACGTAACTCTGGAATTCCCAAAGTCCAAGCGAAGGATCTCCAAAAATCCCTTCCCTTGTGGAATCTCGACCTCTACAAGGTTCTTTGTCTCAGAATACATTACTTGGCGCAATCAGAAGAGAGCAAATGAGTTCTGCGAAGCCTTTAGGATCTTTTCCGATGGCAAAGTGAGTTTTACTAATTCATAGCAAGCATAGAAAACATATTAATGGGCGACATTCTGCATTCCGCGAGTGAAAGTCTGAGCGTTTGAGTAGTTCGGTGTTTTATGACCAAACTTCGCGTCCAAAGCTTCGCGATCTCCATCGACGGTTCCGGTGCCGCGCTGACCAGGTCTCAGAAATCCGCTTGGTGTCATGGGCATAGAGTTGATGGGCACATGTCACTCCGATGGAAAAGCCTCAAGAGTTCACTGCGCTGATCCGTCTGTGGTTATCCGGTTGCGCATGACGTAGAGGCTATGGGATTTCTCGCCATCATCAAAGCCAGTCGAGACCCATGGCGCTGACCTTTCCCTTCGAGACGCAATTAAAAGACGGATCGCCGGTGCAGCTGGTGCTGGCCGGTGAACAGGACATCGAGCCGCTCAAACATCTTTACCGCCTCATCGTCGATGAGGGCTCGTCCTATCCGCATGACGAGTTTCCCCGTGACGATGAATTCATGGATTATTGGTTTAGAGGTAAAATCACAATTGCCGCCTACGCTCCGGACCGGGCTCATGCGACCGGCATGGCCGGAGCCTTTTACCTCAAGCCCAATTGGCCGGGACGGGCCGGACATATCGCCAATGCCGGCTTCATTGTGGATCCGGCATGGCGCGGTCGCGGGTTGGGATGGTTCCTTGGGACAACGATGCTCGACTACGCCAAGCAATCCGGCTATCACGGCGTGCTCTTCAATCTGGTGTTTTCGGAGAACCGTTCCGCCCGCAGGCTGTGGGAGCAATTGGGTTTTACGCAGCTCGGAGTGATTCCAGGCGCGGTCCGGAAGAACGATGGGAGTTATCAGGACGCGATCATCATGTTTCGTTCCCTTGTGGAAGGGTGCGGTGTGACGGTCGACGAATTGTTCCAAGGACAGGAGAAAGTCCGCCGCATCTTCGATGCCGTACACAAGAAAATAGGGGCGATGGGTAACGTGACCATGCGCCCGAGCAAGAGCCAAGTGGCATTTCGCCGCAGGAAGAATGTCGCTGTGGTGTGGGTGCCGGGCCAATATATCAAGACTTCAGATGTCCCGCTTGTCCTGACGATCAGCTTTCCTGCAAGAGATTCCTCGAGCCGTTGGAAGGAGATCACGAGAATCTCAGCCCACCGCTACACCCACCATCTTGAACTCCGACGCGTCAGAGATGTCGATAACCAGGTTGTCCGTTGGTTGAAGTCAGCTTGGGAAGCGGCAGGCTAGGACTTGCATGCGTGGATGGCTTCTGCCCAAAGTCGGTCACAGCATTTTCTGCATATAGATGACGTGAAGCCACCGGCCGAACTTATGCCCCACCTCGTCGAGGCGGGCGACCTGCGTGAATCCGCCGGCGGCATGCAGCGCGAGACTTGCAGGTTGATCGGCATCGATGCCGGCGATGATCGTATGATGGTCTAACGCGCAGGCACGGCTGATCAGTTCGGTCAGCAGCGCGCGGCCGATGCCTCTGCGCTGGTGGTGATGGTGGACATAGATCGAATTCTCGACTGTGCGAGCGTAGGCGGCACGGGCGTGGAAGCGGCTCAGCGAGCCCCAGCCGAGGACAGCCCCGGCGACATCGGACGCAACGATGACAGGATGCTTTTCATCATGTTCGCTGAACCAAGCTCGGCGGGCGTCGAGCGTCTCTGGTTCTGTCTGATAGGTGGAGGTCGAGTGAAGGACGTAATGGTTGTAGATATCGTTCATCGCGAGGAGGTCGTCGATTGTGGCGGTGCGGATGTGCATGTCCTTGCAGGTCGCCATCACTCCCGCAGGATGCGTGAATAGCCAGTGAAGCGCAAGCTCCTCTTCGATGAGAACTGGCGGCCAATGAACCTCTCGTACATGATTGAGCGCTCTGTTTCTTGCCATTCACTGGTTGTCGCCAAACGTTTCGCGTATACTCCGGTCCATCTACAGGGGATGGGGTCCCCCGTATAACCGCCACGGCCAGGCTGATGACTCCTACGTTCTCATTGCCGCAGCCGTGGGGTATGCCGTCATCGTGGCGGCACCGGCCTGACGCAGGCGAACCCTGGCCGGAACGGAGGACTCCTCAATGGAACCTGTCTTCTTCACGGTCTCCCTGTGGCTTGCCCTCGCGGTGGCATCCGCTCTCATCGCGTCCCGGCTTCGTCTGTCCATTGCGCTCATTGAGATTTGTGTCGGGACCGTGGCGGCCGCGGCCCTTGGCCTGTTTGGGTTGGCTGATCTGCTTGCGGCCAATTCGGAGTGGGTACGGTTTTTGGCGGCCTCCGGCGCCGTCGTGCTCACGTTCCTCGCGGGGGCCGAACTGGACCCCGATGTCCTGCGCCTAAAACTCAGGGAAGTGAGTGTGGTAGGGCTGGTCGGGTTTGCAGCGCCACTGCTCGGCACGGCCGCAGCCGCCCATTACATGTTTGGATGGGATGCCGACGCGAGCTGGCTGTGCGGAATCGCGCTGTCGACGACCTCCACCGCGGTGATCTATGCCGTCATGCTGGACACCGGGTTCAATAAGACGGAGTTCGGCAAGGGCGTCCTTGGTGCGTGTTTCGTGAACGACCTGAGCTCCGTGATTGCGCTCGGCCTGTTGTTCGCTCCGCTCACGTACAAAACGTTCGTGTTCATTGCCATAACGGTGATCGTGTTGGGCACGCTTCCGTATACGACGGCATGGCTCACCACTCACTTTGCCTTTCGTACGGCCGCCATCAGGACGAAATGGGTGATGCTGGTGCTGTTCGGGCTCGGCGGTCTGGCGCTCTGGTCGGGCAGCGAGGCCGTGGTTCCGGCCTACCTGGTCGGAATGGTGCTGGCCGGGAGCGCGGCGAGAGATGCCCATTGGATGCGACGACTGCGCACGCTCACGGTGGGGTTTCTGACGCCATTTTACTTTCTACGCGCGGGAACACTGGTATCGCTCCCGGCCCTGGTCGCGGCGCCGCTCGTGTTTTTAGCGTTGCTGGGAACGAAGATGGCATCGAAGATCCTGGGACTGTATCCGGTGATCGGACTGTTCCGGAAAAATTCACGCGAGCGCTGGTACTATACGCTCTTGATGTCGACGGGGCTCACGTTCGGAACGATTGCGTCGCTGTACGGCCTGGCTCACGGGTTGGTCACGCCTGAGCAATATTCCTATATCGTCGCGGCCGTCATTGCGAGCGCCGTGGCGCCCACGCTCATCGCCGGAATGTTCTTCGTGCCGGCTCATCTGTTGCCGGAAGCCGACCGAGCCGCCGGAAGCCAGCGGCGCATCAACGGCCTGAGCGATGAAGGCTGAGCACGGCGGCCTTCAGGACTGGGGAGCTGTCTTCGACCGATCATGATGAGCGAACCGTCGGCGGACCAGCGTTTCGACGGATTGAAAGTGGCGGTCCGGCAGATTCTTGAAACGGCGCCTGCATTCGAGGAGTGCTTCATCTGCCGAGGCGAACGGTTCGATGACGGAGAGAAGATGAGTGTAATAATCCCTCAGTTTCAGTTCGACGGTTCTGAGATGTACGGCATCGCCGGCAATAGTCGACGCGGCTTTGGCGTGATCGCCTCCGGCTTCACCCAAGGCCTGGAAACATAGACCTTTGAGCCGTTGCGTGACCGTGCTGCGGTCCCACCCCAACGCCTTGGCCGTGGCCTGCATATCGAATCCCTGCCGTCGCAGGCATTCCAGCACCGCGGCATCGCCGGCTGGGTCCGGCAGGAACACGGTGCCGCCCCGTTCTTGTTGTACGGTCTGCCGGGATTCCAGAGCGATCGACTGTTTCGTCAGAACAGGCCCATCGTTGAGCGTCACGGCCCGTTCCAAGACCTGCCGCAGCTCACGAACGTTGCCGGGCCAGTGATATCCCTGCAAGAGGTGCAGGGTCTCGTTGGTGATTCCAGGAGCCGGTTTTCCCGATTCTTGGGCGATCTCGGCGAGGACCGCTTCCGTCAGGAGAGGGATATCGCCTGGGCGCTCTCGCAATGCAGGAAGGCGAAAGACGAGTCCCTTCAATCTGAAATAGAGATCCTCGCGGAACCAGCCTTCGGATACTCCGCGCTGCAAGTCGCGATTGGTGGCGGCTACGACGCGAACGTCGGCGGTGGTGGGACTGGTCGCTCCCACGCGATAAAATGATTTTTCCTGCAGCACCCGCAGCAATTTGCTTTGATGATCGAGTCTCAGGTCGCCGATCTCGTCCAGGAAGATCGTTCCCTGATGCGCCAGTTCGAAATACCCCCGGCGATCTGCGGCGGCGCCGGTGAAGCTGCCTTTGGCATGTCCGAACAGCTCGCTTTCAAACAGTTCGGGAGAGACCGCGGCCATGTTGACGGCAATGAACGTTTTTCCTTCTCTGGGGCTCAGGCGATGGACGGCACGTGCGAAAAGTTCCTTTCCCGTCCCGGGCTCGCCGAGAAGCAGAACGGTGAGCGCGGATTTGGCACCTTTCTTGACATCATGGAACAGCCGAAGCAGCTCGGCATTCCGAGTGACGATGCCGAGCCGCCTGCTCTCGGCGCGGAGGTGATCGAGATCGGCGTTTCCCAGAGGACCCGATTGCGGCTCGGCCTCGCGGAGACCGTGGAGCTGCCGCTCCAACTGCTCCAACTGACCGCGGGCCGTCTGTTCCTGAGACTGGACCTCGGCCAATTCCGCGCGCAACGAATCGGCCGTTCTGGACAAATCTTCCTGCCGACCGGCGGACTCCGTTGCGGCGGTCCTGGCGGCTTCGAGGTCTTCCTGAAGCGCCTCCGCCCGGTTTTCGCGCAACACCAGTGCTTCGCGGACCGCTGCTTCATCCCGGCGCAGCCGCAGCATGTCGCGTTCGAGCAACAGCATGCGCTGGCCCGCGACGAGATGCGTCCATCCGGTGGTGCCCACAAAGACAAACAAGGCTGCAGTCAAAGGGAGTGCAAGCGGAAGGATGACATTGCCGCCGGACAAAGCGACGAGAGTCAGCATGACGTATATGGCGAGCGCTCCGATCGCGAATACCAGACCTCTCGGTCCGTGGTATCTGAGCAGGCACCAGGCCACGAGAGAGGCCAAGAGCAGCGTGAAGCTATACTGACCGAGCGAACCGCTGTGGTAGAGACGGTTGCCTGTCAGCAACATGTTGACCAATTGGAGATGGACAGCCATGCCGGCGGCCGATTGTCCCGTTGGCAGCAGCCACGGCTCCGATTGGACAGGGTTGGGTAGAATCGCGACGATGTTGTCTTTGAACAGGGCTTCAAGAGTCGAGTTCTGCTGTTCTTGAATCGCGTCCCAGACGATCGAGAGCGGAGCGACCGGCAGGTCCACTCCCGAGCCGTTCCCGATCAGATTGACGAGGGCCGAGCTTCCTGTTTGGCCGATCAGCGGCGCCGCAGCGGTGGTCGCCCGTTGGCGATAGGCCTCGTAGAGAAGCGATCCGAACGCGGGTACGGTTTGCGTGTCGACGAGAGCCAGGATCGGCACATGGCGCGCAACGTGGTCGGGCTGCGCGGTCATGAGTACGTGACCGGACAGGGCGGCGGGTGATGCAAAGGCCGGTTCGGAATCATGGACAAAGACCACGGGCGCCGCGTTCTGTATCGCTTCGAGAAGCAGGGCGTCGCTGGCTGCGCCGCCCCGTTGGGCAGGACTGCCTTGAGCCAGGCGATGATCGACGCCGATCGCGGCGGCTCCAAACTCCTGCGCGGCGGATATCAGCCGGGCGAGGACGCTGCGGTCGAGCGGACCCGGTCCGAAACGCTCTTCGCTCGCCGCATCCCGGGCGATGATCGCCAGCGAGGGGCTGAACCCGATCGGCGGGCGATTGCGAACCCACCCATCGTAGACGGACCAGTCCAGCGACGTGAACGTCGCCGGGGCAACGGACCAGAAGCCCCTGGCGAGCAGGACTGCCAGGAGACCGATGGCGAGCGCCTGAAGAGGAAGTGAGGCGATGAAGCGGCGCCAGAGTTTCAGCCAGTCGGGCGACATCTATGGTGTGCTGAATTCGTCCAAGATGGCTTTCGCCTCAGGCTTTGGAATTCCCCGCAACACGGCCTTTGCCTTCTGAAGGTCCGGTTCCATGCCGATTCCTTTGCCGTAAATGCGAGCGAGCGACTTCTTGGCCGGAAGGAATCCGTCCCCGGCGACCTTTTCGAGACAGATCAGAATCTTCCGTTCGAACGGCGAAAGAGTGTCACCCCAGCCGGATTCGTAGAATTTGGCGAGTTGCGATTCGGCGGACTCGCTCAACGCATAGGTTTCTTTGAGCAAGGTGGGGACGGCATGATCGATGCGGTCATGCGCGACCATCAAGGCGCCGAGTGAATCGTCCGACCCCGACGGCTTGTAATCCGGAAATTCACTCCATAGTTTGTCGCGATACGTCCGGAACGCGTCCAGGGCTTCCTTCCGTCTCCGTTCCGATTGTTCGGATGAAAGGGCTTGTTTTCTGAATTTCGAGAGCGCTTCGCCGGCGGCCTGATGGCCCAGCCGTGAGGCTTTCGACCACCACAGAATCGCCAGTGCCGGATCCTTCTCGACGCCCTGGCCGGCCTTGTAGGCATTGCCGACAAAAAATTGCGCCTGCGGAATGCCGCCCAGCGCGGCTTCTTCCATGAGTTGAGCCGCTTCCTGCCGTTGGTCCGTCAGCTTCAGCAGGAGCGCCAGCCGGTAACGGGCATCGGGAAAATTCGGCCGAAGCTCCAGTGCTTGGCGATAGGTCTGGATCGCAGCCCGGACGTTGCCGGTCGTATAGAGCACCGAGGCCAGGCTGTAGTAGGCGGGCGTGAGTTCGGCGTTCAGCCGGACCGCCTCTTTGAGCACGGAAGATGCGCCGCGCCAGTCCTGTTTGGCCATGAGCATGACGCCGAGCTGGAGGTGGGCGTTCGCATTGTCCGGTTGCAATTGAATGGCGGTACGGCATTCTTCGACCGCTGCGTCCAGGTCTCCGATGCGGTGCAGCGCTTCAGCCAATCTGATCCGTTCATCGGGATTGTCGGGTGCCGTCTTCACGGCTTCGCGCCGCTCGCTCAGAGAGACCGCTGCATCGTCGCGCTCAATGACCGGGTCATCGAGAAGCAATGGTTCTTCTCGCGGAGAAGTCGGGACGGGGGGAGGGCTTTCGACAAGCGGCTCGATCGGGACCGGTTCCTCGGGTGTCTGCGCAAATATGGACGGACCTGTCAGGAGCATGGATGCGATGAATAGGCCCAGGGCCAGCCGGTGACGGTGCATCGGATTCTCCGGTTCCTTTCGGAGCGGGTGGAAGCAGGCATTATAGCATTGGGCTCGGTCGCGAAGATTCCACAATTCTCTCGTGCGATACTCAGACGCGTCAGGCGGATGGAGTAAGCGGTTACTTATATCTGCCCAATCCCTCATGGATGCGCCGGATCCGCTGCGCCAATTCTTCCCCTCTGACTGCGAGCGGGTCATGAGGAACGCGCCAAACGGGATCGAGAGGCGCAGGGTCTTCGGCAAGCCGGGGAATGAGGTGCCAGTGGATATGCGGAAGCTGGTTGCCGAGGAGTTCGTAGTTGATCTTGTTCGCCTCGAAGGTATGGGCCAGGGATTTGGCGACGAGACTCACCTCCTCCATCAATTGAATGCGCTCGGTCGGAGCCAGGTGAAACAGTTCGGTCGCATGCCGCTTGAACACCACGACCGTCCATCCCTTGAAAAACTGATCGTCGTGCAGATAGGCCCGGGAGAGGGCAAGGTCTGCGATCAGGTGGTCGGCACGGGGCCATGTGCCGACGCAGGCGGGACAGCCTGGTTCCGTCATGGCTGCATGGCCTTCCGCCATTCCTCTTCCGTGATCACGCCCTTTTTGAGCAAGAGCTGAATGAGTTTCTCGGTCTGCCTGTCCGCAGGCACTCGCTGAGCGCCGAGAGAGTGCGACGGTGATCCCGGCTGTTTCGTTTCTGGCGGCGGGCGTTTCATGCCGTACACGCGAAAGGAGGGAGTGAACACCGCCAAGTAGTCTTTGTTCCGGATGCGTACGACGGCGGGTCGGCTTTCTGCTTGAGGGACCAGATCGGGGCTGGAGCCGCTGGGAATTCGAAAGTAAGGTTTCCCGTCGTCGGTTTCGCCGTCCTGACCGAGAATGTCGAAGCGGCTGAGAATCGGCTCGCTCTTGAGAGGTTCCCGTTCTTCCCCCGCCAAATTGGTGATTTTCTCGAGTACGACGATCAGAGAATCCGCGATAAGCGTATCAGGCGAATGATTGCGTACGCTGATGTCGTAGCGATATTCGCTGGTGAAATTGTCGCGCCCTTTGAGTGTGACGATGGCAGAGGTCCGACCGGTCAAATCCGTCAATTGCTCGATGCCTGAAGCCGCAGCATCGGATGGCATGACGATGGGTGCGTAGGTTGTCAGGAAGAGACAGATCAGAAGTCGGAACCACAATGCAGGACTGATCATGCAGCCTCGAGCAGGTTTCTGAACGGCCACGCGGAGCATATCAAAGATGTCTCAATTGATCGAGCGAATCCCGCCTCTCGGCTTGACACTCAGTTTGGCCCGACGATATTCTGCGCGACGCTTGCGAAGTTGCGAGCGCATTCGCCGTTTCGCCGGCGATGCCTGCTTTCTCCAGTCCGGAGTTCCACGTGCGATCCATGACGACGACCGCGCAGTCCGCCTCCTTAGTGATTGCTCCCTCGCTGGTTTCACGATTGATGAAGTTGTACGACTATCCTCACCCAACGGAACGAGGGAAGACGATCCGAGGCTATGACCGTCCACATGCCGTACGCACGGCCAGGATGTGCGCGGCGGTGTCTTCGGCATTGGGCCACGGCCCCGAACGCGTGCGCCAATATCAGATTGCCTGTCTGCTGCATGACCTGGGCCGTGCCGGGTTGGATCGCCGACTCTTCGGAAAGATCTGGTCCTGGGCCAAATCCAATGGCATTCCGACGAGGCCGCGTGAATGGAGGGCCATACATCCGGAGACCACGTACGGGCGGGAGACCGAGGCTTTTGTCCGCCTGTATTCGGACGATTTGGCGTCGGTGGGAGTCGACATGACGCCCTGGGCCAGGGAACAAGTCGAAATGCGTCTGGGCTATGCGCGTCGGCTCGCAAGGCGCCTGCGGAGCGTGCGGCCGTCCATCAAGGCGATGGGCGTCCGATGGGAATCCTGGATGCAGCTGGTCATGCTCTATTACTATTACCCCGAGCGGCTCAAGGGAGCGAAGTCCTGGGTGCGGCAACTGGCGGAAGTGCTCGTGGCATGCGAACAGTTCGAGGCCTACAGTAACCAGCGCCGGGGCAGGGATTACTATGTCAGAAACAAGGAAACGATCGTCGAAGCCTTCGCCTATCTGGAGCAACTTCGAAAGGAACGTATCCTCAGTTCGTCGGTGATGAACACGATGAAACAACTCGCTGCCGGCGGGACATTCGACGACATCATTGCCGAGGCTCGCGGGCGCGGCTTGACGCCGGAAGAAAAGCGCCGGCTGCGGAACATGGATTGCTGAAGATGGCTGTCAGGACCGTGCCGTTTCAAGTCAGCATGCGGGGGGGGACGCAGATCGAAAACGTCACCAAACCCGTGCAGGACGCGTTGTCGGGAGCCGGGTTGACCGGCGGAATCGTGACCGTATTCGTCAAACACACCACGGCCTCAATGATGATCATCGAGGACGAACCTGGCATCAGGGCCGATACGAAGACATTCTGGGATCGAACGGTACCGGCCGATCCTGCCTGGGAGCACAACCGGCGTAATGCCGGGGAAGATAACGGGCATAGCCATTTGCGCGGACAGTTGCAGGGACCGTCAGTGACCATCCCCTTTGCGCAGGGTGCGCTGGTATTAGGGATTTGGCAGCAGATCGTCCTCGTGGATTTCGATACCCGCCCCCGCACTCGCGAACTCATCATCCAAATCATGGGGGAATAGTTCCGGTGCATTCCGGCCTCTTCTCGAAAATTGCAGTCGTGGCGGCGGTCTGGCTTCTTCTCTCCGGGGTGATCGCTTCGGCTGTCGAATGGGGAAAGCCGCTCGGGTCGGCGTACGACGGCGCCGAGGGAAAGCCCCGTCCCGTGATGCCGGGTCCGACCGAGTTATCGTCCGACGAACGGTCCACGATGGCGGTTTTCGAGCGGGCGACCAAGTCCGTCGTCTTCATTTCGAATACGGCCATCCAGCGTGATTTCTGGTCGTTCGATACGATGGAGGTTCCCCAGGGGTCCGGATCAGGATTCGTCTGGAACAAGCAAGGGCACATTGTCACCAATTTTCACGTCATTTATGGCGCGCACTCGATCAAAGTCACGTTGGGAGACCGCAGCGAACACCAGGCGAAGGTCGTCGGGGCGGATCCGGACCATGATCTGGCCGTTCTGCAAATTCAGCTCGCAGACGGTCCGCTTGAGCCGCTGGCGGTGGGCGCCTCAAACGACCTGCGCGTCGGGCAAAAGGTCTTGGCCATCGGGAATCCGTTCGGATTGGACCACACGCTGACAACCGGGGTCGTCAGCGCCCTGGGGCGTACGATCAAATCGTTGTCCAACCGGACAATCGAAGGGGTCATCCAGACCGATGCGGCGATCAACCCCGGCAATTCCGGCGGTCCGTTACTCGACAGCAGCGGACGTTTGATCGGCGTCAACACGCAAATTGTGAGTCCGAGCGGCGCCTATGCCGGCATCGGATTCGCCGTCCCGGTGGACACCGTGAACCGCATCGTGCCGGAGTTGATCAAACACGGAAAGCTGATCCGCCCGGGGCTGGGGGTGTCGCTCGTGCCGGATGCGATGGCGAAACGCTGGGGAGTGAAGGGGTTGATCATCGGCAAGGTGTGGCGGGGCGGGTCGGCAGAGAAGGCCGGACTTCAAGGCGCGCGAGAAACTTCGCCCGGGCGGGTGGAGCTCGGCGACATCATCACTTCCGTGGATGGGAAGCCGGTCTCGACGGTCGACGACCTTATGGATGTATTAGAAACCCGAAAAGTCGGCGACCGTGTGACTGTGGAAATCGTGCGGGCAAACCGTAAACAGCAGGTTTCGGTCAGTCTCCAGGCCGTGAATTGAGTGGCGGCATTCTCAAACACCTCTATGGTAGGATCAGTGATCCGATTGGCTTTGGAGGAACCGAATGAGTGACCGCCGGTCGCCTGATTCAGGCTTTGAACAGTCCAGAAACAAGAGAAATGATCCCGCAGGGAAAACGCCTGCCGAGACGGATCCCTTGGAACTGATCGAGGAGTGTCTGGCATTGTTTCCCGATGCCGATCCCCGGCAGAAGCTGCTCTACAAGATCCGCCATGCGATTATGCAGGCCCAGGCCACGACCCAGCAGCGGGAAATCGAATTCAAGAAATCGAGCGATGTGATCGCGAAGCTGACGGCTCCGGCCAATCGCATCGGCACCCTGCTCGATCTGCCCGGCGAAGGCCTGGCCCGCATCGTGGTCGGTGGAGCTGAATATTATGCCAACGTGGATCCCCGCGTTTCAGCGACAGATCTCAAAATCGGCGCACAGATCCTCGTCAATGAGGCCTATGCCGTCATCAAAACCCTCGGGTATGATCGGAACGGTCCGATCCTGAAATTGGCGGAAGCGTTGGCCGACGGGCGGCTGCGCTTCGAGCAGGAGATGGGCAGACAATCACTCATCCTGCAACGGTCCAGCGATCTCGTCGGTGTGGATCTCAAGGCGGGAGACGAAGTGCGAATCGATCCGAGTTATCGGATCGCCATTGAGAGGCTCGAAGACCGGAAGGCTCAGGACCATCTGCTCGATGAGACGCCGAACGTCACGTGGGAACAGATCGGCGGACAGCATGAGGCGATCGCAGCCATTAGAAAGGCGATCGAATACCCGTTGCTTCACGCCGAGACATTCGAAAAATTCAAGTTCTCGCAACCCAAGGGGTTTCTACTCTATGGGCCTCCCGGCTGCGGGAAAACGCTGATCGGGCAAGCGGCTGCGAGCAGCTTGTCCAAGCTGGTCGGGGAAACCAAAGTGGCGGAGACGGAAGCGGACCGAGCCAAGAGGCCTCCGGTCACCGGCGGCGCCTTCTTGCACATCAAGGGGCCGGAAATACTGAATATGTGGTTGGGAGAGTCTGAGC
This window harbors:
- a CDS encoding secondary thiamine-phosphate synthase enzyme YjbQ; its protein translation is MAVRTVPFQVSMRGGTQIENVTKPVQDALSGAGLTGGIVTVFVKHTTASMMIIEDEPGIRADTKTFWDRTVPADPAWEHNRRNAGEDNGHSHLRGQLQGPSVTIPFAQGALVLGIWQQIVLVDFDTRPRTRELIIQIMGE
- a CDS encoding HIT family protein is translated as MAEGHAAMTEPGCPACVGTWPRADHLIADLALSRAYLHDDQFFKGWTVVVFKRHATELFHLAPTERIQLMEEVSLVAKSLAHTFEANKINYELLGNQLPHIHWHLIPRLAEDPAPLDPVWRVPHDPLAVRGEELAQRIRRIHEGLGRYK
- a CDS encoding AAA family ATPase, whose translation is MSDRRSPDSGFEQSRNKRNDPAGKTPAETDPLELIEECLALFPDADPRQKLLYKIRHAIMQAQATTQQREIEFKKSSDVIAKLTAPANRIGTLLDLPGEGLARIVVGGAEYYANVDPRVSATDLKIGAQILVNEAYAVIKTLGYDRNGPILKLAEALADGRLRFEQEMGRQSLILQRSSDLVGVDLKAGDEVRIDPSYRIAIERLEDRKAQDHLLDETPNVTWEQIGGQHEAIAAIRKAIEYPLLHAETFEKFKFSQPKGFLLYGPPGCGKTLIGQAAASSLSKLVGETKVAETEADRAKRPPVTGGAFLHIKGPEILNMWLGESERMVRDLFAQARARRKEGALPFIFIDEAESILGTRRAMRSFNISNTLVPMFCSEMDGIESLRDVVIILASNRPDLIDPAVLRPGRIDRKIKVSRPDRRSAAEIVKVYLTEDLPLDDALLAEHHGNKQAALAGLVEQVLDAIFKKTDDARLLSIRLRSGQNKVLYRGDLLSGAILSSIVQRGKEKAIERSIRPDAPTDGPAGLAVQDLLTAVSEEFREGEVLPPDDAAEEWLKLLDHHPEQIVGISSFRRGRKTEERLVNQII
- a CDS encoding S1C family serine protease, giving the protein MHSGLFSKIAVVAAVWLLLSGVIASAVEWGKPLGSAYDGAEGKPRPVMPGPTELSSDERSTMAVFERATKSVVFISNTAIQRDFWSFDTMEVPQGSGSGFVWNKQGHIVTNFHVIYGAHSIKVTLGDRSEHQAKVVGADPDHDLAVLQIQLADGPLEPLAVGASNDLRVGQKVLAIGNPFGLDHTLTTGVVSALGRTIKSLSNRTIEGVIQTDAAINPGNSGGPLLDSSGRLIGVNTQIVSPSGAYAGIGFAVPVDTVNRIVPELIKHGKLIRPGLGVSLVPDAMAKRWGVKGLIIGKVWRGGSAEKAGLQGARETSPGRVELGDIITSVDGKPVSTVDDLMDVLETRKVGDRVTVEIVRANRKQQVSVSLQAVN